Part of the Fusobacterium varium genome is shown below.
GCTCTACTTCCTATTCCAAAATAGCTTGTTTCATTTAAAATATATCTTGCCATATTTTCCCTCCAAATGTAAATATATTTTTAATTGCTCTATAATGTATTTAAAATATTTTCTACATACTTTTTAGAGAATTCTAAATCTTCTTTAGGAACTTCATCTAATATTCCATTGATATTATATTTTTTCATTTTACTTAGTAATAATTTATAGTTTAATATTCCTTTTCCTGGAGAAACTCTTATCAATTTTCTATCTTTTACTAAAAAATCTTTAAAATGAACTGTTACTATATTATCTTTAAAAATTTCAAACATATTTTCAATTAATTCATCTTGTTGTTGATAGTTTTCTATTCCAATAAGATTAACTGGATCAAAAATTATTTTAAAATTTTTAGAATTTAAATCATTAAATAACTTTTTAACTACTTCTATATTCCAAATAGTTAAAGTATATACTGGTTCTAATCCCATATTTGTTCCATTTTTTTCTGCAACTTTAGAAAACTTTTTAAAGCTATCTAAAACTATATCATAACTTTCTTTAGAATGATTTCTTTCATTAAATGAAAAATCTATATTATATGAACCAGGTTCTGTCCCTACTACCTCTCCATTGAAAATTTTTAAAATCTCCAACATCTTCTCATATCTTTCTTCCCCAAGAATTCTATCTTTTAAATCTGGAGAGATCATATTATAATATGCTCCTAGTACTGTTACTTTTATAGATTCTTCCTTCAATCTTTTTGCTATCATTTCCAATTGATCTGTTGAAACATTTGTTAAATATGGATCTATATCACTAAAACTTTTCCATAATACTAATTGAATATGAGTAAAACCATACCTTTTTATCTCTTGAATAAACTCTTCTAATCTAGCAATTGTAAATTCTCCTAGATCATGAGCCCTTACTCCTATCATTATCTTACTAACCATCCTCCATCTACTGCTAGAATATGTCCATTTACATAGTC
Proteins encoded:
- a CDS encoding sugar phosphate isomerase/epimerase; protein product: MVSKIMIGVRAHDLGEFTIARLEEFIQEIKRYGFTHIQLVLWKSFSDIDPYLTNVSTDQLEMIAKRLKEESIKVTVLGAYYNMISPDLKDRILGEERYEKMLEILKIFNGEVVGTEPGSYNIDFSFNERNHSKESYDIVLDSFKKFSKVAEKNGTNMGLEPVYTLTIWNIEVVKKLFNDLNSKNFKIIFDPVNLIGIENYQQQDELIENMFEIFKDNIVTVHFKDFLVKDRKLIRVSPGKGILNYKLLLSKMKKYNINGILDEVPKEDLEFSKKYVENILNTL